The proteins below are encoded in one region of Borrelia duttonii Ly:
- a CDS encoding tetratricopeptide repeat protein — translation MGRYFLIHLLISFICAFCLSCSNVKAMSLMAIGNYRYIRGDYQSAISTYYNLVDDNKSAAWGYYNLGIVYYSLGEYESSLRMFSYARRDDDFFLNFNISYNEGIIYYNQGLYRKAEVAFKEALKINPASYNAKYNLELAIIKKRTMPGNLNNLSISKSQNFIENNENFLRYIENLERVLWVMRADEQIVSLQEDW, via the coding sequence ATGGGACGATACTTTTTAATTCATTTATTAATAAGTTTTATATGTGCATTTTGTTTATCTTGTTCAAATGTTAAAGCTATGTCTCTTATGGCCATTGGTAATTATAGGTATATTAGAGGTGATTATCAGAGTGCAATTTCTACCTATTATAATCTTGTAGATGATAATAAGAGTGCTGCATGGGGTTATTATAATCTTGGAATTGTATATTATTCTTTGGGAGAGTATGAAAGCTCTCTTCGGATGTTTTCGTATGCAAGAAGAGATGATGATTTTTTTTTGAATTTTAATATAAGTTATAATGAGGGGATAATATATTACAATCAGGGACTTTATCGAAAAGCAGAAGTGGCATTTAAAGAAGCTTTAAAGATTAATCCTGCAAGTTATAATGCTAAGTATAATCTTGAACTTGCAATAATTAAAAAAAGGACTATGCCAGGAAATTTAAATAATTTAAGTATTAGTAAGAGTCAAAATTTTATTGAAAATAATGAAAATTTTTTGAGGTATATTGAAAATCTTGAGAGGGTTTTATGGGTAATGCGGGCAGACGAGCAAATTGTTTCTTTGCAAGAAGATTGGTAA
- a CDS encoding VWA domain-containing protein — protein sequence MSIGNYYAFYLFIVLFIVLFVYVYDFRKALPFFKALSLMHVNSAYVKNYYIKKILMIFFFVLSFGFLILSILDVSWGQKATEDERVNLRISFVVDISRSMLTFDEGKSINRLESAKNLISLILNSFENVEYSLTIFKGKSLLVLPFSKDKSSLYKMLNYIEPNLISSPGSFLGDGVLSAIQGIKDSSYYNFLVVLTDGDEWGENNYYTFSKLIDVRNIVSFVIGIGSNRPLPLVDNHVNVKDKNDSVMTFMLNEDNLYLLTSSIKGSYYNLYLKGTNYVINEIRNDIIKKSSSNILLIGILRYKLFLAVSFLFMMLYIFVKVIKWDDTF from the coding sequence ATGAGCATAGGCAATTATTATGCTTTTTACTTGTTTATAGTTTTATTTATAGTTTTGTTTGTGTATGTTTATGATTTTAGAAAGGCACTTCCATTTTTTAAAGCCTTAAGTCTTATGCATGTTAATAGTGCTTATGTTAAAAATTATTATATAAAGAAAATACTTATGATTTTCTTTTTTGTGTTGAGTTTTGGTTTTTTGATTTTATCAATTTTAGATGTTTCTTGGGGACAAAAGGCTACTGAGGATGAGAGAGTAAATTTAAGAATATCTTTTGTTGTTGATATTTCGCGTAGTATGTTAACTTTTGATGAGGGAAAATCTATTAATAGGCTTGAGAGTGCTAAAAATTTAATTAGTTTAATTTTAAATAGTTTTGAGAATGTTGAGTATTCACTTACTATTTTTAAGGGTAAATCTTTATTAGTTTTGCCTTTTTCTAAAGATAAGTCCAGTTTATATAAGATGTTAAATTATATTGAGCCTAACTTAATAAGTTCTCCCGGTAGTTTTTTAGGTGATGGGGTTTTGAGTGCTATACAAGGAATCAAAGATAGTTCTTATTATAATTTTTTGGTAGTTTTGACAGATGGTGATGAATGGGGTGAGAATAATTATTATACTTTTTCTAAATTAATTGATGTACGTAATATTGTAAGTTTTGTAATTGGAATTGGAAGCAATAGACCACTGCCTTTGGTTGATAATCATGTGAATGTGAAAGATAAGAATGATAGTGTGATGACTTTCATGCTTAATGAGGATAACTTGTATCTTTTAACATCTTCTATTAAGGGTTCTTATTATAATTTATACCTGAAAGGTACTAATTATGTTATTAATGAGATAAGGAATGATATAATAAAAAAAAGTTCAAGTAATATTTTATTAATTGGCATTTTAAGATACAAGCTTTTTTTAGCTGTTTCTTTTTTATTTATGATGTTGTATATATTTGTTAAGGTTATTAAATGGGACGATACTTTTTAA
- a CDS encoding TraR/DksA family transcriptional regulator, whose product MQKSNFEHEFVEKMQTLLLELKKEILNSIRSVEDSKREIINNDMHLKDIVDIAFDNMDGNNLEALSSVEKKKLNLINQALYRISHNIYGHCLACDKDIAQERLEAIPYAFLCISCQTKKEKKSRRSI is encoded by the coding sequence ATGCAGAAAAGCAATTTTGAGCATGAATTTGTTGAAAAAATGCAAACTCTTCTTTTAGAATTAAAAAAAGAAATATTAAATTCTATAAGATCTGTTGAAGATAGTAAAAGAGAAATTATTAATAATGATATGCATCTAAAAGATATAGTAGATATTGCATTTGATAATATGGATGGTAATAATCTTGAGGCTTTAAGTTCAGTTGAAAAGAAGAAACTTAATTTAATAAATCAAGCTCTTTATCGGATTTCTCACAATATTTATGGGCATTGTTTAGCTTGTGATAAAGATATTGCACAAGAAAGGTTAGAGGCTATTCCTTATGCATTTTTATGTATAAGTTGTCAGACTAAAAAGGAAAAAAAGAGCAGAAGGTCAATTTAG
- the malQ gene encoding 4-alpha-glucanotransferase translates to MKRKSGILLSISSLPSQYGIGDLGKGAYEFIDFLASSSQSYWQILLYSLPNCSGVPYLSYSAFAGNISYIDLNAIDRFIDVDLGIFGCLEDRCIDYDKLKTKNIILRDAALNFLHRATIDEMYAFEKFKKSAAYWLLDFSSFVAFREYYCRFQDPQTFNLLFSKEILKRDPKALMRLRETLNVEINIQQVLQYFFFSQFKALKRYASNVGIKIISDMPIFMFYDSADVWAHQKYFKLKFDASKDKVTGMPSGNLSYKKYLWGNAAYNWKALRKDDYVWWINRIGFMHKYVDIIKFDYFRGFVSTWEISEREFSVYSSSGQWVKCPGKDFFRNVLSKINDLEIWVEDLLEDRGDAFRLRDYFNFPETRIMQFAFDFDSKNLCLPHNYIKNCVVYTSTNESNTIRQFINSVDDEHREYIFNYFNTNEDFVVWDMIRGAMSSVADNVIVSMEDYLDHVVDHKNVSGSMLNDFRILSSDLSTDLSKKISNITKLYGRI, encoded by the coding sequence ATGAAAAGAAAAAGTGGAATTTTGCTAAGTATTAGTTCTTTACCGTCTCAGTATGGTATTGGTGATTTGGGGAAGGGAGCATATGAATTTATAGATTTTCTTGCTAGTTCGTCGCAAAGTTATTGGCAAATATTGTTGTATTCACTTCCTAATTGTTCAGGGGTTCCTTATTTAAGTTATTCTGCATTTGCTGGTAATATAAGTTATATTGATTTAAATGCTATTGATAGATTTATCGATGTAGATTTAGGTATTTTTGGATGTTTGGAAGATAGATGTATTGATTATGATAAATTGAAAACCAAGAATATTATTTTAAGAGATGCAGCTTTGAATTTTTTGCATAGGGCGACAATTGATGAGATGTATGCATTTGAAAAATTTAAAAAATCTGCTGCTTATTGGCTTTTAGATTTTTCAAGTTTTGTTGCTTTTAGGGAATATTATTGCAGGTTCCAAGATCCACAGACCTTTAATCTTTTATTTAGTAAAGAAATCTTAAAAAGAGATCCAAAAGCTTTAATGCGACTTAGAGAAACTCTTAATGTTGAGATCAATATTCAACAAGTATTGCAATATTTCTTTTTTTCACAATTTAAAGCCTTAAAAAGATATGCAAGTAATGTTGGGATTAAAATAATAAGTGATATGCCTATTTTTATGTTTTATGATTCTGCTGATGTTTGGGCACATCAAAAATATTTTAAATTGAAATTTGATGCAAGTAAAGATAAAGTAACAGGTATGCCTTCTGGTAATTTGTCTTATAAAAAATATCTTTGGGGTAATGCAGCTTATAATTGGAAAGCCTTAAGGAAAGATGATTATGTGTGGTGGATTAATCGTATTGGTTTTATGCATAAATATGTAGATATTATTAAATTTGATTATTTTAGAGGATTTGTATCTACTTGGGAAATTTCTGAGCGAGAATTTTCAGTTTATAGTAGTAGTGGGCAGTGGGTCAAATGTCCAGGTAAAGATTTTTTTAGAAATGTTTTAAGTAAAATTAATGATTTAGAAATTTGGGTTGAAGACCTTTTAGAAGATCGTGGTGATGCTTTTAGATTAAGAGATTATTTTAATTTTCCAGAAACTAGAATTATGCAGTTTGCATTTGATTTTGATTCAAAAAATTTGTGTTTGCCACATAACTATATAAAGAATTGTGTTGTCTATACAAGTACTAATGAGAGTAATACTATTCGTCAGTTTATTAATTCTGTCGATGATGAGCATAGAGAGTACATTTTTAATTATTTTAATACTAATGAAGATTTTGTTGTTTGGGATATGATACGAGGTGCAATGTCTAGTGTTGCAGATAATGTAATAGTTTCAATGGAAGATTATCTTGATCATGTGGTTGATCATAAAAATGTGTCTGGGTCAATGCTTAATGATTTTAGGATCTTGAGTTCTGATTTAAGTACCGATTTAAGTAAAAAAATAAGTAATATTACAAAACTTTATGGAAGAATTTAA
- a CDS encoding OmpA family protein: protein MNIKTITLLFLIKTITFSYEILEFKYTKGTKFRIETTDQQKIYLNGIFNSETKTNIQVSSEIKDIKNHFANIKSYFRVLERNDESDVYLLKEELEGNFSINKQGEYKINHNQKRPSVRGIPQFPKTPIRVNETWTYPAEEYIQASEIVKGIKDFITKFNVNYTYKGKEKIDGKYYDIIYSNYESKYNVKNILFSQKVNQKIYFDSKLGNIHKYHDTYEFQMKNGNNNIKMIGTSSGKIISIELPNDNTIENEIKEYIKREQIDSIEIEKNKNGIKLSLDIEFYPDSFQIIRKEHNKLKHIANLLEKFQDNNILIEGHTAKFGTEQEMQELSEKRAHTIGNYLLKMKVKNKNQIFFKGWGAKKPKYVSSSPLASKNRRVEITILNN from the coding sequence ATGAATATTAAGACCATAACATTACTATTTTTAATCAAAACTATAACATTTTCCTATGAAATATTAGAATTTAAATACACCAAAGGCACTAAATTTAGAATAGAAACCACAGATCAGCAAAAAATTTATCTAAATGGCATATTTAACTCCGAAACAAAAACAAACATTCAAGTATCAAGTGAAATAAAAGATATAAAAAATCATTTTGCAAATATAAAATCTTATTTCAGAGTACTCGAAAGAAATGATGAGAGCGATGTTTACTTACTAAAAGAAGAACTTGAAGGAAATTTTAGCATAAACAAACAGGGTGAATACAAAATTAATCATAATCAAAAAAGACCTTCTGTTAGAGGTATTCCACAATTTCCAAAAACACCTATAAGAGTAAATGAAACATGGACATATCCAGCAGAAGAATACATACAAGCATCTGAAATTGTAAAAGGAATAAAAGATTTTATTACAAAATTCAATGTAAATTATACATATAAAGGCAAAGAAAAAATAGATGGAAAATATTACGATATAATTTATTCAAATTATGAATCTAAATATAATGTAAAAAACATATTATTCTCTCAAAAAGTCAACCAAAAAATATACTTTGATTCAAAATTGGGAAATATACATAAATATCATGACACATATGAATTTCAAATGAAAAACGGAAACAATAATATCAAAATGATTGGAACCTCATCTGGAAAAATAATCTCCATTGAATTACCAAATGATAACACAATAGAGAATGAAATTAAGGAATATATTAAAAGAGAACAAATAGATTCTATAGAAATAGAAAAAAATAAAAATGGCATTAAATTAAGCTTAGACATTGAATTCTATCCTGATTCATTTCAAATCATTAGAAAAGAACATAATAAATTAAAACACATAGCCAATTTACTAGAAAAATTTCAAGACAATAACATTCTAATAGAGGGACACACAGCAAAGTTTGGAACAGAACAAGAAATGCAAGAATTGTCTGAAAAAAGAGCTCATACAATCGGAAACTATTTATTAAAAATGAAAGTAAAGAACAAAAACCAAATATTTTTTAAAGGATGGGGTGCTAAAAAACCTAAGTATGTAAGCTCATCTCCTTTAGCATCAAAAAATCGAAGAGTAGAAATTACAATTCTAAACAATTAA
- a CDS encoding AAA family ATPase — MKNSFQIDSEVENALSLINKFRREVASRILGQREMVDAILMGILTEGHVLLEGVPGLAKTLTIQTVSDVLDLEFKRVQFTPDLLPSDLTGNMIYKSTTGTFKVRKGPIFSNIVLADEINRAPAKVQSALLEAMSERQVTLGDETHKLPDPFFVLATQNPIEQEGTYNLPEAQLDRFLLKVNVKYPSIQDEIKLLKIFSVDGGLENIKVAKIMNAYSLADLRRIIGKVKVDDKIMLYIVTLIAASRENDKKTYPFTKYIEFGASPRASLSLLKCARVNALYEGRLFVLPEDVKAVAYNVLRHRITPSYEAEVEEMNTDDIIKILLSAVALP, encoded by the coding sequence ATGAAAAATAGTTTTCAAATAGATTCTGAAGTAGAGAATGCATTAAGTTTAATAAATAAATTTAGAAGGGAAGTTGCAAGTAGAATTCTTGGGCAGCGAGAAATGGTTGATGCTATTTTGATGGGAATCTTGACAGAAGGTCATGTTTTACTTGAAGGTGTGCCGGGACTTGCTAAGACATTGACTATTCAGACAGTTTCAGACGTTCTTGATCTTGAATTTAAAAGAGTACAATTTACTCCAGATCTTTTGCCTTCTGATCTTACGGGTAATATGATATATAAGAGTACTACGGGAACTTTTAAAGTTAGAAAGGGTCCAATATTTTCAAATATTGTCTTAGCAGATGAAATTAATAGGGCTCCTGCGAAAGTTCAATCTGCACTTCTTGAGGCAATGAGTGAACGTCAAGTAACTCTTGGTGATGAGACACATAAGTTACCCGATCCGTTTTTTGTTCTTGCAACACAAAATCCAATTGAGCAGGAAGGAACTTATAATTTACCAGAAGCGCAACTTGATAGATTTTTATTGAAGGTGAATGTGAAATATCCATCTATTCAAGATGAAATTAAGCTTCTTAAAATATTTTCAGTTGATGGTGGACTTGAAAATATTAAAGTTGCAAAAATAATGAATGCTTATTCTTTAGCAGATCTTAGAAGGATAATTGGTAAGGTGAAGGTAGATGATAAAATAATGCTTTATATTGTGACCTTAATAGCAGCTTCTCGTGAAAATGATAAAAAAACCTATCCATTTACTAAGTATATTGAATTTGGAGCATCTCCCAGAGCTTCACTGAGTTTGCTAAAGTGTGCTCGTGTTAATGCTCTTTATGAGGGACGTTTGTTTGTTCTTCCAGAAGATGTGAAGGCTGTAGCTTATAATGTATTAAGGCATAGAATTACTCCTTCTTATGAGGCAGAAGTTGAAGAAATGAATACTGATGATATTATTAAGATACTTCTCTCAGCGGTTGCTCTTCCTTAG
- the infA gene encoding translation initiation factor IF-1 translates to MNTKEEAIETEGIVKESLPNTMFRVELKNGHLVLAHLSGKMRKHFIKIVPGDKVKVELSPYDLTKGRIVYREK, encoded by the coding sequence TTGAATACAAAAGAAGAAGCTATTGAAACCGAAGGTATTGTTAAAGAATCTCTTCCAAATACAATGTTTAGAGTAGAACTTAAAAATGGACATTTAGTCCTAGCTCACCTATCTGGAAAAATGAGAAAACATTTTATTAAAATAGTTCCTGGAGATAAAGTCAAAGTTGAACTATCACCTTATGATCTTACAAAAGGAAGAATAGTATACAGAGAAAAATAA
- a CDS encoding DUF58 domain-containing protein, with amino-acid sequence MQYSSESSASTKTKIKALKFFSRKMLLELNFGGYRSIFKGLGLEFHEFRPYEETDDARLIDWNVSSKTDNIFSKVFREDKGINLHLLVDNSLSMSLGSITSKKEIQDLLVSIFAHMAFFNNDKIGMTFFSSKTDKFISSRKGYSHLGLILNETINRQLKRGSNLTYVFKNTAEYYKKRSLIIIISDFKASDYFKSLTVLSKRHNIIAIRLTDFFDENLPQYGVLTYEDIETREDFLVSGFSKKILNSYKNYWTLDKIKWRKECIKRNINFIEIDTRDDVFKKLKVLLKKENGI; translated from the coding sequence ATGCAATATAGTAGTGAATCAAGTGCTAGTACTAAAACGAAAATAAAGGCTTTAAAATTTTTTTCTAGAAAAATGCTCTTAGAGCTTAATTTTGGTGGATATCGTTCTATTTTTAAAGGTCTTGGTCTTGAATTTCATGAGTTTAGACCATATGAAGAAACAGATGATGCTAGATTGATTGATTGGAACGTTAGTTCGAAAACAGATAATATATTTTCAAAGGTTTTTAGAGAAGATAAGGGAATAAATTTACATTTACTTGTTGATAATTCTCTTTCTATGAGTTTGGGAAGTATAACAAGTAAAAAAGAAATACAGGATTTATTGGTTTCTATCTTTGCTCATATGGCATTTTTTAATAATGATAAAATAGGTATGACTTTTTTTTCTAGCAAAACAGATAAATTTATTTCATCTAGAAAGGGATATTCGCATTTAGGATTAATTTTAAATGAGACAATTAATAGACAGTTAAAGAGGGGCAGTAATTTAACATATGTATTTAAAAATACAGCAGAGTATTATAAGAAAAGATCTTTAATTATTATCATTTCAGATTTTAAAGCCAGCGATTATTTTAAATCTTTAACAGTTCTCAGTAAACGTCATAATATTATTGCGATAAGACTTACAGATTTTTTTGATGAGAATCTTCCTCAATATGGAGTTTTAACCTATGAAGATATTGAAACACGTGAGGATTTTTTAGTTTCAGGGTTTAGTAAGAAGATATTAAATAGTTATAAGAATTATTGGACATTAGATAAAATAAAATGGCGGAAAGAATGCATAAAAAGGAATATTAATTTTATAGAAATTGACACAAGAGATGATGTTTTTAAAAAATTAAAGGTGCTTTTGAAAAAGGAGAATGGTATTTGA
- a CDS encoding vWA domain-containing protein yields MLTFNEPLYLFLLLGLPLIIYFSHFFNRRGGKVRFPISIYGNFGSIKLRDYVLNLLYFVTYTFFYLAIIVMILTLAGPSISRKKMTYLSSGADIVIVLDISPSMGAIEFSSKNRLEFAKELIEYFVYQRENDNIGLVAFAKEASLIVPLTIDRDFFSKKLDDIYIMDLGNGSALGLGISIALSHLKHSEAPKKSVIVLTDGVVNSDEVYKDQVINLAQGLNVKIYSVGIGSDEELNVGFKLRSGKFYQGVLKEVYDPSMLFEISNKTGGLFYSVGDDFSFKLAIQDFSKKENVERKVKISVDNNDVYNEFLLVTFFLLILYFVFSRIILKEVL; encoded by the coding sequence ATGTTAACATTTAATGAGCCTTTGTATTTGTTTTTACTTTTGGGATTGCCATTAATAATTTATTTTAGCCATTTTTTTAATCGTAGAGGTGGGAAAGTTAGATTTCCGATATCTATTTATGGAAATTTTGGTTCTATAAAATTAAGAGATTATGTACTAAATTTATTGTATTTTGTTACTTATACTTTTTTTTATTTAGCTATAATAGTTATGATCTTAACCTTAGCAGGGCCTTCTATATCAAGAAAGAAAATGACATATCTTAGTAGTGGAGCTGATATTGTTATTGTGTTAGATATATCTCCTAGTATGGGTGCTATTGAATTTTCATCAAAAAATAGACTTGAATTTGCAAAAGAATTGATTGAATATTTTGTATATCAAAGAGAAAATGACAATATTGGTTTAGTAGCTTTTGCAAAGGAGGCATCATTAATAGTGCCACTTACAATTGATAGGGATTTTTTTTCTAAGAAGTTAGATGATATTTATATTATGGATCTTGGAAATGGATCTGCTTTGGGACTTGGTATTTCTATTGCTCTTTCTCATTTAAAGCATTCTGAAGCACCTAAAAAATCAGTCATTGTTTTAACAGATGGTGTGGTTAATTCAGATGAAGTTTATAAAGATCAAGTAATAAATCTTGCTCAGGGATTAAATGTGAAAATTTATTCTGTTGGGATTGGTAGTGATGAGGAACTTAATGTTGGTTTTAAATTGAGATCTGGTAAATTTTATCAGGGAGTTTTGAAGGAAGTATATGATCCTAGCATGCTTTTTGAAATTTCAAATAAAACAGGAGGACTTTTTTATTCTGTTGGTGATGATTTTTCATTTAAACTTGCAATTCAAGATTTTTCGAAAAAAGAAAATGTAGAGAGAAAAGTTAAAATATCCGTTGATAATAATGATGTTTATAATGAATTTTTATTGGTAACATTTTTTTTATTAATTCTTTATTTTGTTTTTTCAAGGATTATTTTAAAAGAGGTGTTATGA
- the rsmG gene encoding 16S rRNA (guanine(527)-N(7))-methyltransferase RsmG, whose product MMTNFKFALKNLKVNFTSENIDKLRFYIEKVLLFSDRFNLVSNNVRNFDAMLLHALDSVSGLPIVKDKNPRQVLDVGSGAGFPGIVLALFDRCRKYVLLERSNKKAIFLKMISLELGLENVEVLEHNVEEEQNKYEFITIRAFGDIRKYANILGSILKSGGLIMAYKGKFDKVEFEMSYVKNLFDKVEIKSSELISDKERYFLLLYDYKC is encoded by the coding sequence ATGATGACTAATTTTAAATTTGCTTTGAAAAATTTGAAAGTGAATTTTACTTCAGAAAATATTGATAAATTGAGATTTTATATAGAGAAAGTTTTATTATTTAGTGATAGGTTTAATTTGGTGTCAAATAATGTTCGCAACTTTGATGCAATGCTTTTACATGCTTTAGATTCTGTTTCTGGATTGCCTATTGTTAAAGATAAAAATCCACGACAAGTACTTGATGTTGGCAGTGGAGCTGGGTTTCCAGGAATTGTTTTAGCCCTTTTTGATCGTTGTAGAAAATATGTTCTTCTTGAGCGTAGTAATAAAAAAGCCATTTTTTTAAAAATGATTAGTTTGGAACTTGGTTTAGAGAATGTGGAGGTTTTAGAGCATAATGTTGAGGAGGAACAAAATAAATATGAATTTATTACAATCAGGGCTTTTGGAGATATAAGAAAATATGCAAATATTTTAGGCTCAATTTTGAAATCTGGTGGTTTAATTATGGCTTATAAAGGGAAATTTGATAAGGTTGAATTTGAAATGAGTTATGTTAAAAATTTATTTGATAAAGTAGAAATAAAATCATCAGAATTGATTTCTGATAAAGAGAGATATTTCCTTTTACTTTATGATTATAAATGTTAA
- a CDS encoding SH3 domain-containing protein — protein MGNAGRRANCFFARRLVIFLILFLVHLKIYSLSGTDYLISSKIVKGSKIIHIIRLNLSQDIDKKLLKFDINKDINENAKIALISRVIDGNNFIIEIKIEYVFDKLGFVKIPPLKVIYNDDVYLTSEFEVVILREDEFRSLGLPVGLYWDFNKKEIYEYQSVGFVLRSNWLLNNNVKSVASFFNAVKDAMIDRTPIFENINYRTFHSKEILDVPLYNFILTPLRGSKVVVIPSVSFNISEDIMRMSPEISLKIKSIPEEVKSLAVGVFKIDYDFPNATSITQDAFTILIKITGQGNLPHIRFPEIETYNSRIIYNKKNYNFEPSKDGYKGSISNVYTIKPDNKGNLFVNIGDFVYLDPDDDKVYRLNGKRLKYEYYGEFKKNNSNQELLLDFNLLSYYDILKYKNKTFLFFVPIYYLILIPGVLFSLAMFIKHKKFFIASGCGLIVLILTLAVSLNAINDGFLSEDNINDLINDYRSSNYSDALNKIDNIIKRNSSYSGLWLNRALILSKMDRSFDAIYSAYKAFFTSPNNDIFYKIIDFIETKNGINENIRNNSFVFSNIFFIISLILITILIVVVSYRFYAKNLKRIILFLLLSMTCFTLFQTYYFYLEQQSEIGIIRGDLVSLYKVPDNFSRSWKFLKGNISVYLLDKKDDFVLIQTSHGLKGWIHKNFIVSVKDDLI, from the coding sequence ATGGGTAATGCGGGCAGACGAGCAAATTGTTTCTTTGCAAGAAGATTGGTAATATTTTTAATTTTATTTCTAGTACATTTAAAAATTTATTCTTTATCTGGTACTGATTATTTAATATCTTCCAAGATTGTTAAAGGTTCTAAGATTATTCATATTATTAGGTTAAATTTATCTCAGGATATTGATAAAAAATTATTGAAATTTGACATCAATAAAGATATAAACGAGAATGCTAAAATTGCCTTAATATCTAGAGTTATTGATGGAAATAATTTTATTATAGAGATAAAAATTGAATATGTTTTTGATAAATTGGGATTTGTCAAGATTCCTCCATTGAAAGTTATTTATAATGATGATGTTTATTTGACCTCAGAGTTTGAAGTGGTCATTTTAAGGGAAGATGAATTTCGTTCTTTGGGATTGCCAGTTGGTTTATATTGGGATTTTAATAAAAAAGAAATTTATGAGTATCAGAGTGTTGGATTTGTTTTGCGTTCTAATTGGCTTTTAAATAATAATGTTAAGTCTGTTGCTAGTTTTTTTAATGCTGTTAAAGATGCAATGATTGATAGAACTCCGATATTTGAAAATATTAATTATAGGACTTTTCATAGTAAAGAAATTTTGGATGTTCCTCTTTATAATTTTATTTTAACTCCTCTTAGGGGATCAAAAGTTGTTGTTATTCCCAGTGTTTCTTTTAATATAAGTGAGGATATTATGCGCATGAGTCCTGAAATTTCTTTAAAAATTAAATCAATACCAGAGGAGGTAAAATCTTTAGCTGTTGGTGTTTTTAAAATTGACTATGATTTTCCCAATGCCACGTCTATTACTCAAGATGCTTTTACTATTTTAATAAAAATTACAGGACAAGGAAATCTGCCTCATATTCGCTTTCCAGAAATTGAAACCTATAATTCTAGAATTATTTATAATAAAAAGAATTATAATTTTGAACCTTCAAAAGATGGTTATAAAGGTAGCATATCTAATGTATATACTATTAAGCCAGATAATAAGGGTAATTTATTTGTAAACATTGGTGATTTTGTATATTTAGATCCTGATGATGATAAAGTTTATAGACTGAATGGTAAACGACTAAAATATGAATATTATGGAGAGTTTAAAAAAAATAACTCTAATCAAGAATTATTATTAGATTTTAATTTACTCTCATATTATGATATTTTAAAATACAAAAATAAAACCTTTTTGTTTTTCGTTCCCATTTATTATTTGATTTTGATACCAGGAGTTTTATTTTCTTTAGCTATGTTTATTAAACATAAAAAATTTTTTATTGCTTCTGGTTGTGGTTTGATTGTTTTAATATTAACCCTTGCTGTTAGTCTTAATGCTATAAATGATGGTTTTCTATCAGAAGATAATATCAATGATTTAATAAATGATTATAGATCTAGTAATTATAGTGATGCTCTTAATAAAATTGATAATATTATTAAAAGAAATTCGAGTTATTCAGGACTTTGGTTAAATAGAGCTCTTATTTTAAGTAAGATGGATAGATCGTTTGATGCAATTTATTCGGCTTATAAGGCATTTTTTACTTCTCCAAATAATGATATCTTTTATAAGATTATTGATTTTATTGAAACTAAAAATGGCATTAATGAAAATATTAGGAATAATAGTTTTGTTTTTTCTAATATATTTTTTATTATTAGCTTAATTTTAATAACCATTTTAATAGTAGTTGTTTCTTATAGATTTTATGCAAAAAATTTAAAGAGAATTATTTTATTTTTGCTTTTATCTATGACATGCTTTACATTATTTCAAACATATTATTTTTATCTTGAGCAACAATCTGAAATTGGAATTATTAGAGGTGATTTAGTTTCCCTTTATAAGGTTCCTGATAATTTTTCAAGAAGTTGGAAATTTTTAAAAGGCAATATAAGTGTTTATCTTCTTGATAAAAAAGATGACTTTGTTCTAATTCAGACAAGCCATGGACTTAAGGGATGGATTCATAAAAATTTTATTGTATCTGTTAAAGATGATTTAATATGA